DNA from Tachypleus tridentatus isolate NWPU-2018 chromosome 8, ASM421037v1, whole genome shotgun sequence:
ATCTGAGAAAAATTTATGTGGTCGTACTACGAACAGATACGAAtcaaaaaaacatatttcaattcaTCAACATACAGGTTCTCGGTGTAATAcgaatacaaaacataaaattcctCCCATATCAGTTAACACCAACTCTTTAACTGCTAGAGAATCCACATCCAGTTTTCAACCAAACTCACCTAATCCAACCGCTTCACTACCATTTGGTCTTCCTGGTACAGACAAGGTACGACAACCTATGATGCGATTATCCAGTTTTTATCCCCCACCTCCTTTGAATCTGTCTGCTCAACAACACCTTGACAGTTTTATGCGTCTCCGGAATGGTTTCAGTTTACAGAGACCTTTAGGGTTTTCAGGATCATCGTTTCCTTTAATTCCCGGATTTTCTTCGCCTATTTATCCGGCGAATTTACTCAACTTTCCAAGACCGGCTCCTGTGGGAAGCGAACCTCGACATACTTTACCATTTCCAACTTGCTTAACTAGTTCTCCGCCTACACCAACAGCCACCCCTCCTGTAACTTTAGTGGTACCGTTCCCCGTTCCTCTTCCAATACCAATACCAGTGCCAATTTTCTTTCCTTTATCTCATAATCTTTTCAACAAACACTTAGACACCACTTATAATTTTTCTTCACATTGCGAACCAGAGGTATTAAATAAAAGCACGTCCAACATATCTGAAAATCAGCAGATTTCCGAAAATCCAAGCCAAGTTGATGCTTCGCTACCAAGAATTACTTCACCCAAAGTTCAGGAAAAATTAGGTTCTTTAACTTCAATGGAAGAGAAAACGCACATGAAGAACGAGATTTTGAGTAATTGCTTGAAAACGTCTGCACAGCTTCAGAATGAAAATGAATCTGTTGAAAGCACCAAAAGCTCCAGAAGAAATAAAAATCCTTGTCATCCGACATGTCAACAAGAAAATAAAGTTGATTCGATCTATACACATGTACCATCAAATCCTGGAGAAGAAATTCCTGGTGAGGATAATACCACTGATCATCGTAACTCACTTCTTCCTTCGaagtttctaaacaaacaaaaacgctCGTTATGTGATCCTCATTTGAATGAGACTCAACAACAACCCAAGAGAAAATACGTTTAAGACAAAAACCTAATTTTTGGTTCTTAACATACTTAAAACTTATCCTACCATTACCTTGAAGAGAACAGAGTAAGTGTATGCCGAACTAATCTATCGTCATTTTTACCCCAAATATTAATACCTTTAGATGCAATATGTCATTTAATTGCCTAAACGTTTTTAGAAACGATACTTCTTGCTGAAAGTGGCAGATAAGATATTAATTGAATAGAATGAGAACTCCTCTTACTCTGAAAGTGGAATTTAGTAACATTGAATACAtttgaagttatatttttaagaagTAATTTCTGACTCAACGgtaaaaaatatgattaatttAAGTGGCAGGTATCAAGTCAGAGCCAAAAATGTGAAAGCCAAAGATAGATAGATGGCTGGCTGTGGAGGCCATTATTGAGGTGTCTTTTTTCCGTGTTGTTTGCTTTGATCCAAGCGATCCATCCCACATACTGTGGTCATGCTGTTTCTAGTCCTcccctatttttttttttatttctgccaTCGCTTCTGAGCTCTCTCCTATGACCAGTTTTTGAGCAACTGGTGAGCCATCGCGATCGTATCCACGTCTACTACACTTGTAACACATCAGACATTTTGTTGATTTACATTTGCAGGTTACATCTGATTCTAACCTCGACAAAAGTAAAACACTTCGACTCGTTGTCTTAGCAGTTCATCACAGGTTTCATGGAAAGTTCGAGAATGTGAGTGTTTCATATACAATGTACTAAAACAATGCCGTGATTACTGTCTGATAATTCTGCTGATGAAACTTCTTTGGATCTTATTCGATTATAAATCAGCTCACACTGACAAAACACAGTCTTTATGAAATGATGCATATTCCTGTACATTTTCGGGagagataaaaaaacaaagacgTAATGCTGGAATATGGTTCCTACGAAGTATCTTACGATTTATCACGcctgcccccgctagtacagcggtaagtctacgaatttacaacgctaaaaccagggattTGATTCTCAATGGtgagctcagtagatagcccgatgtggctttgctataagaaaaacaaacaaacaaatccatttaTCACACAATTGAGTCAGAAATTGCTCGTATATTGTTGCATTATCTTTTTTAAAAACTGCTGATAGTTGAGTATTATTAGTGGTGTGAATTTGAGAGTTTGCAACAGTTGTATCAAACTTATAAAATTggtaattttatgaaattacagGAGGTGAACAAAAATGTCCCCTCTCTGAAAATGCTGTTAACTTGCTATATcatttattagataacagaaaaaatgaaatattttgcatttaaaaaaaaacaaaaaacattcaaaagcCAAAGTTGCCCCtctgaaaatgttttcaatttgttatatattttataagacaacagaaaaatatgtacaaCTACAACTATACGATTTTAGAAAGCACTTGACGTGATCTGTTAATATGAtctcaaattctaattttaacactggttttTGTAAATACCTCAACTTTTCaacattttagttacatattccCATAAAAAAGTGTTGTGTACCTGCTATACTTTCTTAGATTTTCTTATTCTCGTTAGCCTAGAAAATGATCAATCAAGCTTCTTTGCAGTCGTGGagtcgttaaaagatatcttagaaataagggAGTTGATATTATTGAATGACCCGGTCATTATTCTAATATGAATCTGATTGAGCATTTGTGGGCTGAGTTAAACCAATTTATGAAAGATGAACTTTTTGAAATACTGAAACAAGGATGGCAATTAATCACTCATCAATATTTACACAAATTCATTGAAATCATGCTACGTTAACGTGAAGAAGTACTGGAATCCAAAGGAATGTCATTAATATTAACtagtgaaactggtttgtgttattttgggtTTCATTTTCACGTtcgattattgcagagaaacttgtttgtttattttgtaggtTAATTGCAATAAGAAATTCTAAGAAACTCCAGCAGGTGCAAcacactttttatgagaataaatcatgaaaagttcaggtatttactaAATCCCgtgttaaaaataagatttaaaatcATATCTGAGCGGATCTCGTTCTACAAACATAtagttttgcatatttttctgttatataataacatatataaaaaattaataatattttcaagggGTCCACTTTTTTGTACTCccctgtatatatacacacatttgcTTTTGGATGTgttttaaatgcaaaatatttcatcaaGTGTGCAACGACATAATTTTTGGTCAACGAGTTTGCAGTTGATTTACAAAATAAGATTTAAACATTTCCTTGTAGGACCGTGAAAATTACTTCATGTGTTAAATTCAACTTCTTCTTGCAACATATGAAGAGTATACATAGTGTTCTTCAGCCTTTGTATGCAACACAACAGGAGTAGGTTtcggattttttaaaaaatagcttCATGTATAGTGTTTTTGTATCTTATTCTTTTCAAAGAATTAAATCGTGAAGACATCAAAGTACaatttttcttctatttacaTTCTCatcataaacaaagaaatactcGAGTAACCACGAGCTACGATTTCGAAAATATAACCTTGTACAAAAGTGAAATCCAAGCCAAGTATGTTATATATCAAATAGAAGACGAAACATAATGAACAAAGAATAAAAGACCGATTGAGGTACTGGGTCGGATCAGCTTcactttaaaaaattagaaagttaATGAATAAGCTTTGAAATATgagacaaaaagaaatatttgaaattttgaaatgtaaaagataataaaaaaataatttaaaatggtaTGAGACTTCAGATTTGAAGCCAATTTTTGTTTACCCTGTTACTCTGAAATCCTATCATTCTTTGGTTGGTATCagtgtgtaataaaatattatacgtGGATAATATGTGAGAAACTAGTTCTCTGTATTTGTGTCACCGTAAAACTCAATAGAAATTATAGTTGCATTTAGCACTTCTTGTATCACGGTTAGAAAttagaagtaaattattttatttgtgttggACAAATATTCTggtttaaagtataaattaattactttatacAACTAGCATCACTCAAGGATGCAAAATTTCCTCGTGATATGTTCATTTGCATAGATGTAGAATTTCGAAAActcaaacataatatttatatatataagaacattgtCTTCACTTTTAAAGAAAGACCATATCGaacaaatttaacttaaaatgtcTATTAGTGTATCGAGACAATTTTTCCGGCCATATTTCtagattttgatttttattgttatggcctattacattaatttatcttATTGAAACCTTActcgttatttgtttgttttttcttgttaatttttGTCTGAAGTTTTTCCTGCTTTAAAGGTTATCTTTGACATACGCCTTAATTTATACTTAAGCATTTGCTAGGATATTTATACCAATTTTACAAGAACATAGACGCAACTTACGTTTTAGTGCAGAAAATAAATGAcctaagtttttattttgttcatatcCATAAATGTCAAAGTTATTTAGCTTCGAAACGTAATTAACCTTCAGTTACAAAGCTGTTGTGCGTGTAAATATCATTCCTTTTGTGACGCTTACATCTTGACTgctttattgttaaaacagaataAAGGTGTAAAAGTTCCTTTGTTAATAATCCCAACATCAAATTGACTGTCTCttagatattaattaaaaattattattgtattccAATTACAAAGCCTCTTTTGtatatacattaattatataGAAGAGAGAGAGAAGATAGCTGAAAAAAGGGTTCCGACATAGATCGTTTAACTTCCCCTATTATAGCTATTATATCCTTTTTTCGTTAATTAAATATAGATGTTAATGCATCAAGTGTTCTTCcgttattttttacaaaaacatcaCATAATCACATGACATCATTAATTATAACATTCTCTGTTAAATGTATTTGGTATAATAAGTTTCTGATTATCATAATctatataacaaatattcaattgacccggcacggccaggtggataTGAAGGTCGCAAGTTTAGATACCCTCACCTTTTCatacgtgagggcgttataatttgttattgaatcccactattctttagtaaaagtgtagtccgaggattggcggtgggtggtgttgattaatTGCTTTCCTTccagttttacactactaaatcaagatcagctaacgtagatagcccttgtgttgtttgtgtgaaattcaaaacaaacaattaaacatgtCAGTTCATTTtgcatgcaaaaaaaaaaaaaaagaaggtaaTACTTATGGTTAAATCTACCTATCCATTTTGTACGGGCTGAAAAACATGTGCAAGTAAAGCACGTTGTACGTACTCAGTACATTCACCATATGTAGGTGACACGTATAAGTGAAGCTATTTGAAACATACCTGTCCTTTAAGAGTGTGCTGGATGGTAAGCATTAACGAAACGCCTTGTGGCacatattatgtttatttttaattactgttttatgcATAACTAGAAATTGGATTAGAAGTAAGAACAATTCGATACTGTGTTTGTGTGTAATAAATAAGTCACACAGTGGGATACCGAATCTAGTTTATATGCAGAAGGGGATACATTTAAGTCGAGTAAAAATAGGCCAATAGTACCACGAAATGTACCAACttccaaataaataaagtttagaataaatttacagatttataacgctaaaaacctgtttttgatactcatggtgagcaCAGACTggtagctttgtactaaattaCAGCAAACAGACTTTCAAATGACTGTAAagcgtgtgtatgtgttttcgGGTAATAaccaaataatgaataaaacgTTTATTGATGAAGTCTAAACACCCACTAAACATCGTATATTTTGGGGATTTTCCAAGAATTATCAATTTTAGTAAAAGATCctcgttttattttattcaacaccTAGTCATAGAagttgaaaaactaaaatatggtGTACAGGGACTCGGTATTAAACCAACAACCTcattgaaatatacatatatgtctcGAAATATCAAACACACTGCCATCGTGACAAAAGGTGGTTCTTTGTTCTAACACCGATTTGGAATTACTTTCACTAAATCTGGTTCGTCCATTGATATTTGAAGCAGCTTAAAGAATAAAATCTTAATATTGTAAATGGATTTATCTAGTCCTGTTTCTTGAGTGATACAAAGTATACTGGTCTCGACTTAGACTTTGTCGACACCCATTTTTCTTGTTGACTGTCCACCTGTCTTGTTTCTAATCGGACGATCTTCTGGATTTTGTGGTGAAACGTTATTGACACTCAAGAGCTCGATGACTGTTTTCGTATATTTTTATTGAGTAGAACGACGTTTTGGTTTCCGTGCTCGTTTATCATTTTCATCTTCCTAAAGGCCTCTTCCTGTGTGGACACAAATCTACTAAGTGTTGACTCGAACTTATGCCAGTACAGTTCGTTTTGTCACCATTGGCTGTACTTAATGATACTTCTCGTGCAGCTCTTCCAAGAACATGTGTTATTTGCACCCAGTGACATTACGCTACGCATTGTGGGATATGTTGTGAACTATTCGTGTGCATGTATTCTTAATGCGTAGTGCTGGGACGTACGTATTAGTGAACTGTCGCACCACGTATTCTTTAGTCTTAAACTGACGAATTTCATAAGTTGTTTACTACGCTGCTGCCATTCGAAGATTATATCAACAAGTTAGAGAAACGTTTTCTTTACATGTTTaaagatattatgttatttacaatTTTCACGTACACGCAAAGTGTAACCAAAAATGggcaaacagtttattattttatcgcTGCTAAAATTACAATACAAATACATTTGAAACATGCCAACTTGATAAATGGTAGAACATACTGCCATCTACTAAACATAAATAGAAACAACATTTAAACAATTCTAAAATGAGTTTGTTAAAATTTCATTCTCACTCAACAAGAAATTTCACGTTtcttatatattctatatttagtGCGAGAGGACCCAAGTACAGAAAGAATATAGAAACTTTCTCATGTTTACTGGATTTTTGCCGAATAATCTACTACTTAGatgatatttgtaatatattaaacttattttaaattgatttacttttttaaaaaataaattcaagatGTATAGAACAAAATTTTTGGGAATTTATATTCAACTTTCGATTATCTAATTAACTTGTACTTTGTAAATTCAAATAAACTATTATACGTGTTACAGCATTATGCAGTGTTcagttgtgtttaatttttttttactctaccTATTTTCCAAAGAAGTGTTCACGGGATCTACAAgcttcaataataataatttatgtttggcATTTTCACCACCTCTTTTAACAAAAATCTCTTTCAAAAGTGTTTTACAAATAACATGCTTATAAGGTAAAGATAAATTTCACTTGCTTTAATAGAACTTTAATAGAAAGTTATTGGCGTTCGATTCGCAATCcgtcaccaaacgtgctcgttctGTATGGTTTCTGAAGTGGATCGTGGCCCTGATGGAAAAAAAATCTTGACCTCCAAAAATTACCTGTCGAGCTCCCAAAACAGTAAATTAAGTAATATGTAGTAGGAAAATAGACCGCTCACAACATATCAGGAACATAATACCAGTGTTAAACTCTTAATTTATTAGAGATTATTGTAAGAacgttaaaaaaataatgtaaacagaaagTTTGTCTACTTTTGAATTTCGATCAAAGTTGCACGATTAATGACCAATCAGTGAATCTGGTCTCACATGCAGCAAAAGTAAGAAGTTATTTTGTTTACCTGATCAAACCATAATTTTCGTATAATACAGCAGTCCTACTAGATATTAAGGTATTCAGGTATAGTCCTACTTAATTTTGTCATAACTGACTAAAAGAAAACCAGCCAGCAGCATCTGCTGTTACAAGGACTTTGTCTATTTGAACCAAAGTGatggggttgactgtcactttataatgcatCCACAACTGAAAGCACAAAGCGTATATCAATCAGCAGCTAATTTTTAGTCCTTGATTCTTCAGTACTCAACCTGACTCACTAACCACGAAGCCTCGACTAGTATTTGGGTGTCTTGGCTTAGcaatatataaacaagaaaaaaagggGCGAGAAAGAAAACTTGTTCTTCAGATGTTTTTCGTACAAGTCGTGCAGGCTTTATTACTTGCATTAATGTGAGTAAGCAACAGTTCCACAATGACAGGAACAAGCAAATATCCTGTGGTGACACAAGAGTAAAAAGTTCTCATTAAatccatgaaataaaaaaattatttattaagttttataattttgaaaatgatgGCTTTTAATTTCATCTTGTTCATATTAATATGTTTACTTTcccaatttatatatatatataatcataaaaagtaattttgtacTAGTTTGCCTTCCATAAATTTTTTGGTGATATTTTCTCTTATAAATAGTAAATCTAGTCTAATATGCTAACAACTAATAATATAGATGTCTGGAGCCTTGCACTGACATTTTACTGCAGAGTATCTCAAACAGGTTTGCAATTGAAATAAAATGAGCACGTAGCTGTAACAAGTGCAAGGAACTAGTAAAAGAGAACGTGAAAGGAAACCTCTATTGGTTATTCCCACTGGTTCCGTATGAACCCCTCCTGAAGCTACATGAGAAGATTACACTCTAAAGATAAAACCCCACAATGTTAAAGAAAAGCAAAGTTTAGCTCTCACAATGATTATTAGCTACACTGACTGCAAGTAATAATATAGATGTCTGGAGCTTTGCACTGACATTTTACTCCACAGTATCTCCTACAGGTTTCTAAGTGCACTTAGTGAATACCATTTTGTATCTTTAACCTTATATACATATGGTTCAAATGGTCAGATCAAGGACATAAAGGATTTGGGAGAAGCCTTCAATATATTCTGAGTTATTGACAAGAGGAAGTGAAGCTAGTTAGCAGCAACTGTCACCATAACAGCTTTGTTTGACTTTGAACTGAACAGTGGGATTGGTTAGCAATCTTATGACACACCCACAGCTTACCTTTTGATCTGCATCCCAGCAAATTAGCTTCTAGGTTATTCCTATCGAAATATTAGCATGGCTCTTAGTGGTATTAAAAGGACTCACtacagctttgtgctaaaattTTACCTTAAGTATTAGATCTTCTACAGCTATGTTTTCCAAAGTGCCAACTGTAGCCCTCCTAGAGGGATGAAGCTTTTTCTAGAAGACTGCCAAAGACGAGGATGttgaattaatttaaattctGAATAAATAATAAGCCTATAAAATTTATGTTGAACTAAATAAATGATACGGTATGTGAAAggagatgttattgtttttactaagGGGCTGTTCTTTACAACTGtcatattaaagttataggttggGAGCCTCAAACCAAAAGAGTTTGGAAACCACTTTTCTACAGCTTACAAAAACTACAcagcaaaaagaaataaaataacataatactcTCACCAGCAGTGATGTAAGTAgattagaactttttttttaatattccataAGTGTCTAGTGTGTCAGttcaatattaatttaaacagaaaacagaTTAAGAGCACTAAGTTCTCAACAAGTtccattaaattaaaattctttaattCTAACTGTGTTAATGTGGTTCCTTAACACTTAAAAGATAGACACACTAATATACTGTTTGTCACAATCAAGGGAATCATCTGGGGTAAGGTCCAAATGACTATTTCTCTAAAACATTTCCATCAGCCTAGTTTGACAACTGTGTGAAAATTACACCAAATAAGGTTGGCTTTTGCCTCCTCTTCCCCTCCAAAAAGCATTGTATGAAAATGATGTTCCTGGCCACAATCTTCTTGTGATAAGATTTTTCCTTCTTGTATAACAAGTCATACAGTATCGGCAACCTAATCTTGAaagctttctttaaaatattggcATAAATTAAGATTGAGAAAACCTCAAAATATGATTTTTCCCACAAGAAACTGGCAAATAAAGCATCAGAAAAACTTTGAGAGAGAAATAATGTGTTTAGTCACGAGGAATTAACTTTTCAGTTTCACAGTAGTACTTTTGAAACATTAGTATAGTATGCTACCTTACAATTGGGTGGgaagacattaaaattactgattATCCAAATGTATAGTACACTGTTGTATGtgcatgtttgtgttttcttatagcaaagccacacctgggctatctgctgagccaaccgagggaaatcgaacccctgattttagcattgtaaatccgtagacttactggtGTGTTATGCAACATCGCATTAGAATTTCTAATAGTTTTTAGCTAGTAGTAACATTCAAAGGATGGGGTCGAGAAGTGTGGCCGTCCAGAGTGAAAAGTTGTGGAAGATGTAAAATCTGGGGTTTATGCTCTTGTcacagtaacaataaaataatttaaaattatctctAGTTTTTATAGGCCAGGAACGAATGTTAAATGTAATGCTTACGTCCAAATGTTAGGCATCATCAACTACAACAAAGTAACAAGTTTTCAACCCAGAAATCCAAAGAGATCACGTCTAAAATTGCGTGTCTTTAATATTTGAAGTCATTATATGGGATTAATAACCAGCTGCTGTCTTTTAGTTTCTCAAATTGCCCATACCTTCATAATTCATTCTTATGCAAATATGGCTATTCgtgttttctattttttgtttctttatgtctaagttgtttatttacaaaacctCTCACCATTAGTTGATAATTTAATTGCAATTAATATCTATTGTGACTACTTAAATATTATCAAGTTGTATTATAGACTCTAGGAAATGCGTATAATATCAGAGAAAAGCCTCCTTTTCTTTACTGGTACACATAACCAATGTTCCATTGTTCATCTTCATGCAGGATATGCTTGGTGTGTGTGAGTCTATGTATTGAAGAATAGTATATGTTTTCTGTACTGTTTGCAAAATCAACTTGGAATGGCTCTGCGTAAAAGTGTAGCAATATATTTAAATGTGGATGACTGGCACCATTTTGTCAAGGGCTGTTATACTGTCAAAATGCACTATTTCAAATTTGATCTTAGAGGTACACATTTTAAtggattaaaaaaaatctatgagATAATATTGCttacaaaaaagtacaaaatctaacataaactttttaatactatatttagtACATTTTTGTTGCATACTTATCTCCAGAaagaattttgaatttaaagtaaaatactcCCTGATAAGATATTGGTATAAGccatattttcaatgtttaaatTTGGATCTTTGCTAGAGCTAGCTGTTTATATCTAGAAACAATGATACATTACAAATAGAAGAGTCAGTGAAACAGTGAGTTAACAGAGAAACTACAGGTACACAGAGAGTGATTAATATCAGGGTTCCATATGAGAGTTATCTTGTTCATTCAGTAACTTGATTAATTAATAGTGGAATACTGTAACTTTATTTCTCATTTAGGCACACCATTAGcatgaaagtttattttgaaatgttataatttaatttaggCCTACAATTTATGTCAAAGTGATGTACCCTGTCaatgttttataagaaataatgGTGAATGCATTATTTTTATCACGTAACCCACCCAGTCACTGAACAAGTAATTCATCTGTGCATACTTTAATATGATTAGAGGTACTGTTTCAAATTGATAATGATGTTGATCCTCAGTTTACTTCAAGGGCATGAAAGGTTCCAAGCCTGATAGGCACAGAAAAGTCaatcattacaaaatatgaattaatttttaacattcttgaaaagaaaattagaataacaACATTTATAAGTTCTATGCTAATGtttcaaattaaattgtatataaataagtattaaaGGTAGATTCAAATTAGCCATACTGACACAATACCATGAATGTACTTTAGGTGTGTTATTTCCATTATGACACCCAAAATGAGTTAATGAATGGAAATGGAGTTTTGTGCACATGTGTatgtcacagaaaaaaaaaaaaaaagcacacctGGTATACAGacgtacattatttatttgtgaacaAAACGAGATGAAAAATATGGCTTAAAAATCATCAAAGTGAAGCGCTTAGTACCTAGATGATCGCCCACGTCGAGATCCAAAAGAACCCCTGGGTGGTGGTGGAGAAATAGCTATATCCATAAAGTCACCGATCTGAAACCTACACTGAGAGAGGGTCTTATTATCATCAACCCCCTTCTGGCCAGAGCAAGTACTGCCAATGTCTGTCATCCTGCATCCTATACCCCGATGGTCAGGAATAACAAGAGCAAAGTCAAAATATGTCCCTTTACGTCTAGCATCTGGATTAACTTCCTTGACTAAACTTGTCAACTCTTTTAATGTAGCATCCATCCTAAAGTTCAAAGAAAATAAAGTGAATTGAATGAATGTTCGGGAACCAATAAAAAATTACTGAAGTAAAACAATTGAGCGATttgaaagttaattaataaaatatattaaatgtatatcatGTATAATATTTTGCAGTTGTTAATGTGAACTTCCCAATTGCATCTTTAGATTTGTTACTTACATGTTACTATTAACATAAAGATCaacattttctaatgtttatgGTGTTATTCTCAtcagttattttacatttatttgtatcCAGTGGAAGGAAAATtgtataaagtaaattataataatgtaaatacccaggtacatttcagaaaggtgtgctattttgaactgcatttttaatgcacttttcattggaaactcatactctgattaataattcattattacaaattagaaataatctgtttatgaaaatatgggTATATATAAAAGAGGAAgttcacctaaattccacccaaggcaatacataataataaagagaagCAAGATTAGCTttgattgaacatttaatatatcattaagagtaaaactataaatcaaaagaaatataacatagaGACacagtttacatagcagaaacgaattattcCAGGTGAAGTTAA
Protein-coding regions in this window:
- the LOC143224010 gene encoding histone deacetylase complex subunit SAP18-like, translating into MCKNVPIRNVFSDKENVNISYTLDLKRGMDATLKELTSLVKEVNPDARRKGTYFDFALVIPDHRGIGCRMTDIGSTCSGQKGVDDNKTLSQCRFQIGDFMDIAISPPPPRGSFGSRRGRSSRY